From one Bacteroidetes Order II. bacterium genomic stretch:
- a CDS encoding efflux RND transporter permease subunit: MRSIIAWSFRRPIAISALFLLLILISIASWWRLPVALLPNLHYPALMVWTSYPDVPPERVERSITESIEEAVAGTNGLKRITSRAQLGGSITRLDFGWNTNLDLAMLEVREQLDRLGAAIPAEAGRPIVLRIDPSDRPIMHIALSEKGGKSGNLLGLKQVGKEIIARRIEQLESISRVRVTGGFDRRIDIQVEVEKMSAYGIQLEQLEQGLRSANIALPGGLIRRGPFQYAVEISGEFKDLEDIRATLIPHVGATPIRLSDVGSVRESIADRRGAVRLDGTEVLLLLVERTPDANTITAVEEVEKVLKELSTELPRIQLDVVMDDKAFIENAIGGVTQSLWYGGLCATLVLFLFLRKRRILLAVGITIPLSLLLTFLLFEVFGVTFNLISLGGLALGVGMILDNAIVVIENIMRLHDEGKSWSDAALQGTAEVAPSIISSTLTNLVVFIPITFAEGLAGRLFRDQSLAVICSLSASLLVALFVVPLLMGRKTRSRLKNKPLPIPAIEVQLGRFMAGYERFLLWSLNHKKQVLIGCVLFLAIAGLMAMMLGREIVPKTDQGRIHARVTLPADADLPLLEERIQTIENLSNASKSIRRILSDLGERDETRLDADPRPPYQADLTFLLPEDQETKRVLQYLYTLKLPSDTQWEVEPQPSELDEILTTTDADLYLDLSTERRSDAEEIIPTLIEALKKETAIQNVRKANAVNIPAYSLIFNREALVRFGVSAATVTYYLEASARGKQTTELRSINESIPIVLKTSNIDTIEKLLTQKIPTTSGSLLPLSTFVQARFIELPAALFRYDQANVVRILADVAPDADLGSATSALEKVIQKTVPQQIKADVHGGNEAFLSSLQALIWSLLFSFVLVYLILVAEFENLKQPLIIMTVVPLAIAGVILTLWLTGQTINLMSLTGCIVLVGIVDNDAILKIDFINYARQQGHDTRTAILLAGRYRARPIIINTITAVLGMLPSAFDVGQGVELRMPLAISIAGGLTIATVLTLFVVPVLYESLTKK; the protein is encoded by the coding sequence TTGCGTAGTATCATTGCCTGGAGTTTTCGTAGGCCCATTGCCATTAGCGCACTCTTCTTGTTACTTATACTTATCTCCATCGCCTCTTGGTGGCGGCTTCCCGTTGCGTTGTTGCCCAACTTACATTATCCGGCACTCATGGTTTGGACTTCCTACCCAGATGTGCCGCCGGAACGTGTGGAACGAAGCATCACCGAATCCATTGAGGAAGCCGTTGCCGGAACCAATGGCCTTAAACGCATAACATCACGCGCCCAATTAGGAGGAAGTATCACCCGTTTGGACTTTGGCTGGAACACCAATTTAGACTTGGCCATGCTGGAAGTGAGGGAGCAGTTAGACCGATTGGGCGCGGCCATCCCAGCCGAAGCGGGTCGGCCAATTGTTCTGCGAATAGACCCCAGTGATCGCCCCATTATGCATATCGCCTTAAGCGAAAAAGGAGGGAAATCAGGTAATTTATTGGGCTTAAAGCAAGTAGGGAAAGAGATTATCGCACGAAGAATCGAGCAGTTGGAGTCTATATCGCGTGTACGAGTAACGGGGGGCTTCGATAGAAGAATTGACATACAGGTAGAAGTGGAGAAAATGTCCGCCTATGGCATACAACTCGAACAATTGGAACAAGGCCTACGCTCGGCCAATATCGCACTGCCTGGCGGCTTAATACGACGTGGGCCATTTCAATATGCAGTAGAAATTAGTGGGGAATTTAAAGATTTAGAAGATATTAGGGCAACCCTAATCCCCCACGTGGGTGCTACCCCCATTCGTCTTTCCGATGTCGGTTCCGTCCGTGAAAGCATCGCAGACCGGCGCGGCGCCGTCCGGTTGGATGGAACCGAAGTCCTTTTATTGCTTGTAGAACGTACTCCCGATGCCAATACCATTACAGCAGTAGAAGAGGTAGAAAAAGTCTTAAAAGAACTTTCCACAGAATTACCCCGCATTCAGTTGGATGTAGTGATGGACGATAAGGCATTCATTGAAAATGCCATTGGCGGCGTCACCCAATCATTATGGTATGGCGGTCTATGTGCAACCCTTGTTTTATTCCTCTTTTTACGAAAACGCCGGATTTTACTGGCCGTAGGAATTACCATTCCACTTTCTTTATTGCTAACATTTCTACTCTTTGAAGTGTTTGGAGTCACGTTTAACCTGATCTCCTTGGGAGGATTGGCATTGGGCGTGGGGATGATTCTGGACAATGCCATTGTGGTGATCGAAAACATCATGCGTCTGCACGATGAAGGAAAAAGCTGGTCCGATGCTGCACTACAGGGCACGGCTGAAGTAGCCCCTTCTATTATTTCCTCCACCCTTACCAATCTCGTTGTTTTTATTCCGATTACCTTTGCAGAGGGCTTAGCCGGACGTTTATTCCGAGATCAGTCATTGGCCGTAATCTGCTCGTTAAGTGCATCATTATTGGTGGCGCTCTTTGTCGTACCCCTTTTAATGGGAAGAAAAACCCGATCTCGTTTAAAAAACAAACCACTTCCAATTCCTGCTATCGAGGTACAACTTGGACGGTTTATGGCAGGTTATGAACGTTTTCTTTTGTGGTCCTTAAACCATAAAAAACAGGTCCTTATCGGGTGTGTGTTGTTTCTCGCAATCGCGGGGCTTATGGCCATGATGCTTGGCCGTGAAATTGTACCCAAAACCGACCAGGGGCGTATTCACGCACGGGTTACACTACCCGCAGACGCCGACCTTCCCCTTTTGGAAGAACGGATACAAACGATTGAAAACCTTTCCAATGCCTCTAAATCTATTCGACGAATCTTATCCGATCTTGGTGAACGAGACGAAACCCGTTTGGACGCCGACCCACGACCACCCTATCAGGCAGACCTTACCTTTTTATTGCCCGAAGACCAAGAAACCAAGAGGGTACTCCAATACCTTTACACATTAAAACTACCCTCCGATACACAATGGGAAGTGGAACCGCAACCCAGTGAGTTAGATGAAATATTAACCACTACCGATGCAGACCTATACTTAGACCTAAGCACAGAGCGGCGAAGCGATGCAGAAGAAATCATTCCCACCCTCATCGAAGCCCTCAAGAAAGAAACCGCTATCCAAAATGTACGGAAAGCAAACGCCGTAAATATTCCCGCTTATTCCCTGATCTTCAACCGAGAGGCACTTGTTCGGTTTGGGGTTTCTGCTGCCACAGTAACCTATTATCTGGAAGCTTCGGCACGTGGAAAACAAACCACCGAACTCAGAAGCATCAATGAATCTATACCAATCGTACTTAAAACCAGCAATATTGATACCATCGAGAAACTTTTAACACAAAAAATCCCCACAACTTCTGGAAGCCTGTTACCTCTCTCAACCTTTGTCCAAGCCCGTTTTATTGAGTTACCTGCAGCACTGTTTAGGTACGACCAAGCCAATGTGGTACGGATTCTCGCAGATGTCGCTCCAGATGCGGACCTTGGATCGGCCACGAGTGCCTTAGAAAAGGTAATTCAAAAAACCGTACCGCAACAAATTAAAGCGGATGTCCACGGAGGAAACGAAGCTTTTTTATCCAGTTTACAAGCCCTTATTTGGTCTCTTTTATTTTCTTTTGTCCTAGTCTATTTAATCTTGGTCGCCGAATTTGAAAACTTGAAGCAACCCCTCATCATCATGACGGTGGTTCCCTTGGCCATTGCCGGGGTTATTCTGACACTCTGGCTAACAGGTCAAACCATTAACCTGATGAGCCTGACCGGGTGTATTGTCTTGGTCGGCATTGTGGACAACGATGCTATCCTTAAAATAGATTTTATTAATTATGCCCGACAGCAGGGGCACGACACTCGGACGGCCATCTTGCTGGCTGGACGTTATCGCGCTCGTCCGATTATCATTAATACCATCACTGCCGTCTTGGGGATGTTGCCCTCCGCATTCGACGTTGGACAAGGAGTGGAATTACGAATGCCACTGGCCATCTCTATCGCAGGAGGATTGACCATTGCCACAGTCCTAACCCTTTTTGTAGTACCCGTACTTTACGAAAGCCTGACAAAGAAATAG